In Daucus carota subsp. sativus chromosome 4, DH1 v3.0, whole genome shotgun sequence, one DNA window encodes the following:
- the LOC108216803 gene encoding uncharacterized protein LOC108216803 isoform X2 gives MEVRVLTKVQVREGMRSKLRRSWRGRRKQAAPPRFWQDRRGGRLSQWWSGLWKSRLACFTALNLEKLGDVAIKHVTPGSGFVIQ, from the exons ATGGAGGTGAGAGTTTTGACGAAGGTTCAGGTGAGGGAAGGGATGAGGTCGAAGCTTCGCCGGAGTTGGCGAGGTCGACGGAAACAAGCGGCTCCGCCGCGGTTTTGGCAGGACAGAAGAGGAGGAAGGTTGAGTCAGTGGTGGTCAGGACTATGGAAAAGCCGATTG GCTTGTTTTACTGCCTTAAACTTGGAGAAGTTAGGAGATGTTGCCATTAAGCATGTCACTCCTGGATcg GGATTTGTCATTCAATAA
- the LOC108216803 gene encoding uncharacterized protein LOC108216803 isoform X1 gives MEVRVLTKVQVREGMRSKLRRSWRGRRKQAAPPRFWQDRRGGRLSQWWSGLWKSRLACFTALNLEKLGDVAIKHVTPGDLSFNNLSGPVPMFPARTFNFVGNPLMCGSHVH, from the exons ATGGAGGTGAGAGTTTTGACGAAGGTTCAGGTGAGGGAAGGGATGAGGTCGAAGCTTCGCCGGAGTTGGCGAGGTCGACGGAAACAAGCGGCTCCGCCGCGGTTTTGGCAGGACAGAAGAGGAGGAAGGTTGAGTCAGTGGTGGTCAGGACTATGGAAAAGCCGATTG GCTTGTTTTACTGCCTTAAACTTGGAGAAGTTAGGAGATGTTGCCATTAAGCATGTCACTCCTG GGGATTTGTCATTCAATAATCTCAGTGGTCCTGTACCCATGTTTCCAGCAAGAACATTCAA TTTTGTGGGAAACCCTTTGATGTGCGGAAGCCATGTCCATTAA